In a single window of the Biomphalaria glabrata chromosome 13, xgBioGlab47.1, whole genome shotgun sequence genome:
- the LOC106069511 gene encoding mitochondrial coenzyme A diphosphatase NUDT8-like, whose protein sequence is MTKLKYNMVFRNKVLLCFLRNYLSRRCQHTTASDQLAYHRLLEDENKKRTQERMNSIHPVRTVKEYALKSGHTNAAVLVPLCTVNSEPSLLLTLRSSKLRKHRGQVSFPGGNVDKTDRDFVHTALRETQEELGLEPSSFDVWGQLNYLPGSDGRKVVYPILAKTGEINVEKLHVDQDEVQEAFSVSLRHLCDPNNCRVTHFRDGPGYTLPVYSGAAHRIWGLTAVIIHQTLSLLAPELYKVKVSNKTYYVRKKGVQVR, encoded by the exons ATGACCAAGTTAAAGTACAATATGGTCTTCAGAAACAAAGTTTTGTTATGCTTCCTCCGCAATTATTTGAGTAGAAGATGTCAACACACTACTGCTTCAGATCAGTTGGCATATCATAGACTTCtagaag atgaaaacaagaaaagaacTCAAGAAAGAATGAACTCAATCCACCCTGTCCGTACTGTGAAAGAGTATGCTTTGAAAAGTGGCCACACCAACGCTGCAGTGCTTGTCCCACTGTGCACTGTCAATAGTGAGCCTTCACTACTGTTAACATTGAGGTCATCAAAGTTAAGGAAACATAGAGGACAAGTTAG TTTTCCTGGTGGCAATGTTGACAAGACTGACCGAGACTTTGTGCACACTGCATTGAGAGAGACACAGGAAGAACTTGGACTTGAACCTTCAAGTTTTGATGTATGGGGACAGTTAAATTACCTTCCAGGATCT gATGGTAGGAAAGTGGTTTATCCAATTTTAGCCAAAACTGGAGAAATAAATGTGGAAAAGCTTCATGTCGACCAGGATGAGGTTCAGGAAGCTTTTAGTGTTTCTCTGCGCCATCTTTGTGATCCAAATAACTGCCGGGTGACACACTTCCGAGATGGCCCTGGCTACACGCTGCCAGTTTACAGTGGAGCTGCTCATAGAATCTGGGGTCTGACTGCTGTGATTATACACCAGACTCTAAGCCTCTTAGCTCCAGAACTTTATAAAGTCAAAGTTAGTAATAAAACATATTATGTCAGAAAGAAGGGAGTTCAAGTCAGATAA